From Drosophila suzukii chromosome 2R, CBGP_Dsuzu_IsoJpt1.0, whole genome shotgun sequence, a single genomic window includes:
- the Cyp49a1 gene encoding probable cytochrome P450 49a1, with product MSGLRKTSIALMRRSTSSTTASILPHSGGGGAVSPPSSGVGVATEIEKSIAMQRLRTGESANLNKLNVSQGAVTAATTTRATTTALPAESTTTSTATSSAAVRPYSEVPGPYPLPLIGNSWRFAPLIGTYKISDLDKVMNELHVNYGKMAKVGGLIGHPDLLFVFDGDEIRNIFKKEEAMPHRPSMPSLRHYKGDLRRDFFGDVAGLIGVHGPKWEAFRQEVQHILLQPQTAKKYIPPLNDIASEFMGRIELMRDEKDELPANFLHELYKWALESVGRVSLDTRLGCLSPEGSEEAQQIIEAINTFFWAVPELELRMPLWRVYPTKAYRSFVKALDQFTAICMRNISKTMDKADADEARGVPKSEADISIVERIVRKTGNRKLAAILALDLFLVGVDTTSVAASSTIYQLAKNPDKQQRLFDELQKVFPHREAEINQNVLEQIPYLRACVKETLRMRPVVIANGRSLQSDAVINGYHVPKGTHVIFPHLVVSNDPAYFPEPKRFLPERWLKQSAADAAGCPHASQKIHPFVSLPFGFGRRMCVGRRFAEIELHTLLAKIFRKYKVSYSSGEFVYRVNSTYIPQSPLNFKLTLRDE from the exons ATGTCGGGATTACGCAAAACATCCATTGCGCTGATGAGGCGCTCCACTTCCAGCACCACCGCCTCCATTTTGCCGCATTCCGGGGGCGGTGGAGCGGTGTCGCCGCCCAGCAgcggagtgggcgtggcaacggAAATTGAAAAATCAATTGCAATGCAGCGACTGCGGACGGGAGAGTCGGCGAATCTGAATAAATTAAATGTCAG CCAAGGAGCTGTGACGGCGGCAACAACAACTCGGGCCACGACCACCGCATTACCAGCGGAGAGCACCACCACCTCCACCGCCACCTCCTCCGCTGCAGTGCGTCCCTACTCGGAAGTGCCGGGTCCATATCCCCTGCCGCTGATTGGCAACTCCTGGCGCTTTGCCCCACTAATTG GAACGTATAAAATTAGCGACCTGGACAAGGTTATGAATGAGCTGCACGTGAACTATGGCAAGATGGCCAAAGTGGGTGGCCTCATAGGTCACCCGGATCTGCTCTTCGTCTTCGATGGCGATGAGATTCGAAATATATTCAAAAAGGAGGAGGCCATGCCACACCG ACCCTCGATGCCCTCGCTGCGGCACTACAAGGGCGACCTGCGACGCGATTTCTTTGGCGATGTGGCCGGCCTAATTGGCGT GCACGGGCCCAAGTGGGAGGCCTTCAGGCAGGAGGTGCAGCACATCCTGCTGCAGCCGCAGACGGCCAAGAAGTACATTCCGCCGCTAAATGACATTGCCAGCGAGTTTATGGGCCG TATTGAGCTGATGCGCGACGAAAAAGACGAACTGCCAGCCAATTTCCTGCATGAGCTCTACAAATGGGCCTTGGAAT CTGTGGGTCGTGTTTCGCTGGACACTAGATTGGGCTGTTTGTCTCCGGAAGGCAGCGAAGAAGCCCAGCAGATCATAGAGGCAATCAATACATTTTTCTGGGCGGTTCCGGAATTGGAGCTACGAATGCCCCTGTGGCGGGTATATCCCACCAAGGCATATAGAAGTTTCGTGAAGGCTTTGGATCAGTTCACAGC AATTTGCATGAGGAACATTAGCAAGACCATGGACAAGGCCGATGCTGATGAGGCTAGAGGAGTGCCCAAATCGGAGGCGGATATATCCATTGTGGAGAGAATAGTGCGAAAGACGGGCAATCGCAAACTGGCTGCCATTTTGGCACTAGACTTATTTTTAGTGGGCGTAGATACG ACCTCTGTGGCTGCCTCTTCCACCATCTACCAGCTGGCCAAAAACCCAGACAAACAGCAGCGCCTCTTCGATGAGTTGCAAAAGGTGTTTCCCCATCGTGAGGCGGAGATCAACCAGAATGTCCTGGAACAAATTCCCTATCTGCGAGCCTGTGTGAAGGAAACTCTGCG TATGCGACCCGTGGTGATTGCCAATGGACGAAGCCTTCAGTCGGATGCTGTCATCAATGGTTACCACGTGCCCAAAGGT ACGCACGTTATCTTCCCCCATTTGGTTGTTTCAAACGATCCCGCATATTTCCCAGAGCCCAAGCGTTTTCTACCGGAACGCTGGCTAAAACAGTCGGCAGCAGATGCAG CTGGTTGCCCCCATGCCAGCCAGAAAATCCATCCGTTTGTGAGTTTGCCCTTTGGCTTTGGGCGTCGCATGTGCGTGGGTCGTCGGTTCGCCGAAATCGAGTTGCACACTCTGCTGGCCAAG ATCTTCCGCAAATACAAGGTCTCGTACAGTTCCGGTGAGTTTGTGTACCGTGTGAACTCCACGTATATACCGCAGTCTCCTCTAAATTTCAAACTGACGCTGAGGGACGAGTGA